The sequence ACGCCGGTCCCACTCTTCGCGATCTTGAGGTGCGAATCCTCCGCGAAGGGTCACCAGCCTAGGGTTCGGAGGTCTCGCCCGGAATCTCCAGGCCGCGCGCCCGTGCCCACCGCAGCAGCTCGGCGACGGCCGCGTCCCGGCCGACCAGGCCCATGTCGAACCGGAAGTCGAGCATGTGCTGACGGGCCTCGCCGACGAGCCGGGACGGCCGCAGGCCCAGGACCTCCATGATGTCGTCACCGGAGAGCTCGGGCCGGATCGCGGAGATCTCCTCCTGCGCGGCCAGCGCCGCGATCCGTTCCTCCAGCGAGTCGTAGTGCCGGGCGAGCATCGCGGCCTTGCGCTTGTTGCGGGTCGTGCAGTCGGAGCGGACCAGCTTGTGCAGCCGCTCCAGCTGCGGGCCGGCGTCGTGGACGTACCGGCGCACCGCCGCGTCGGTCCACTCGCCCGTGCCGTAGCCGTGGAAGCGCAGGTGCAGGAACACCAGCAGCGTGATCGAGTCGCCGACGTCCTTCGGGAAGCGCAGCGCCGCCAGCCGCTTGCGGGTCATGTCCCGGCCGACCACCTCGTGGTGGTGGAAGGAGACGCCACCGCCGGCGGCGTGCCGGCGGGTGCGCGGCTTGCCGATGTCGTGCAGCAGCGCGGCCCAGCGCAGCACCTCGTCCGGACCGTCGTCCTCCAGCTCGATCGCCTGGCGCAGCACGGTCAGCGTGTGGGTGTAGACGTCCTTGTGCTGGTGGTGCTCGTCGATCTCCATCCGCAGCGCGGGCAGCTCAGGCAGCACGACGGCCGCCGCGCCGACGTCGACCAGCCGCTGCAAGCCACGGTCGGGGTCGGCCGACACGATCAGCTTGCGCAGCTCGTCGCGGACCCGCTCGGGCGCCACGATCCGCAGCCGGTCGACCCGGGCCCGCATCGCCTCGACCAGCTCCGGCGTCGGGGTGAGCCCGAGCTTCGCCTCGAACCGGATGGCGCGCAGGATGCGCAGCGGGTCGTCGTCGAGGGAGACCTCGGGCGGGCCGGGGGTGCGCAGCACGCCGCGGGCCAGGTCGGCCATGCCGCCGAACAGGTCGACGAACTCGTGGTCGGGGACGGACACGGCCATCGCGTTGACGGTGAAGTCCCGGCGCAGCAGGTCCGCCTCCAGGCTGTCGCCGTAGGAGACGGTCGGGTTGCGGGAGCCGCGGTCGTAGGACTCGGCCCGGTAGGTGGTCACCTCCAGCCGGGTCCCGGCGCGGGCGAGGCCCACGGTCCCGAAGGCGATCCCGGCCTCCCAGGTCGCCTCAGCCCAGCCACGGGTCATCTCCAGGACCCGTTCCGGCCGCGCGTCGGTGGTGAAGTCGAGGTCCGGCGGCTCCCCGGCCGGTTTTGCCGGCGTGGTGGCGGCCGGTTTTGCCGGCGTGGTGGCAGCAGGCCGCGCCGACGAGGCCGGTCTGGCCTGGGCGAGGTCGCCCAGCAGCGCGTCCCGGACGGACCCGCCGACCAGGTGCAGCGTGTGCCCGTGCGCGGCGAAGATCCGGCCCAGCTCGTCGGCCAGCGCCGGGACCTTCAACATGTCGGCCACCACGGCCTCCGCGGCGTCGCGCGGGTTGTCGAGACTGATGACAGACACCTTTTAAGGGTAGCGGTGATCGGCTGACCCGCCGCGGGCTCGCGCCGTGCACCGGGGTCCGGGGGGGGCGTCCCCCGAGGTCTCGCAGCAGGGTAGTCACCCGCGCGAGGTGTCGTCGGCAACAGAACCCCGCCGCGCACCGGACAAGCCGGACAGTCCCGAGGGGCGGTCCCGGCATTGCTCGTACGATCGTTTAATGCCGCCCACCTCGTCGCCCCGCAGCCGCCGGCGGCTGCGTCGAGTCGAGGAGACGTCGGCCGGCGGGCTGGTGCTCGACGTCCGCTCGGACCACGCCAACGCGGCCCTGATCGCCCGCAGGGACCGGCGCGGCCGGCTGCTGTGGTCACTGCCGAAGGGGCACGTTGAAGGCGGCGAGACACACGAGCAGACGGCCGTCCGTGAGGTCGCGGAGGAGACCGGGGTGACCGGGGAGATCGTCGCGCCGCTCGGGACGATCGACTTCTGGTTCGTCACCGGCCGCTCGCGTATCCACAAGACCGTGCACCACTACCTGCTGCTGCGCACGGCCGGCGAGCTGTCCGACGCGGACGTCGAGGTCAGCGCCGTGGCCTGGGTGCCGCTCGACCAGGTGGGCGAGATGCTCGCGTACGCCGACGAGCGGCGCCTGTTGGACGACGTGCCTGCCTTGCTGGCGGCCAGCGCATGAGCGGAACGCCACGGCCTCGCCCACTCGTCCGGGGATCCTTGCGGACGGTTGTCGCAGCGGTGGTGGCCGCGGTGCTGGGCGCCGTCCTGGCGGGTGTGACGGCCCAGCCGTCACTCGCCTCATCCACAGTGTCCACAAGCTTGTCCACAGGTCTATCCACAGGCGGTACGGCGACCCTGAGCCCAGGCTCCAGCGCGGCCGCTGGCGTGCCCTCGGCGGCGGGGTCGTCAGCGGCAGCGTCGTCGGTGTCGGCGTCCGCCGCGACCGTCGACGGGGTCCATATCGACGGGTTCGACGGCATCGCCTCGCCCGACAAGCCGCTGGTCGTAAGCGGTCACGTCGACGCCGCGCTCGCCGCCCCGGGACTGTCCGTCCAGGTGTCGGTGATCAAGGCTGGCGGCCTGGGCAGCCTGGGCACCACCAAGGCTCGCGAGCAGCTTGCGAAGCTGCGGGCGGATCCGACCCTGGCTGGCAAGGCCCAGTACACCCGCTTCGGCGACCCGACCCCGGTCAACGGCACGAACTTTCTGATCAACGAACCGTGGTCGCTCCAGCGGCCGCTGACGATCTACCCGCTGAAGATCTCGGCCGTCACATCCACCGGCAAGGTAGTCGGCACCGCGTACACGTTCCTGGTCTGGGCGCCCGAGCAGGCCGGGCTGAAGGCGACCTCGCTGTCCGTCGTCCTGCCGATCGCCGACTACCCCCGGATCCGCTCGGACGGGCTGCTTACCGACAACCAGCTCGCCGAGGAGCTGAAGGGGCCCAAGGGCCGCCTCTACCGGGTACTGAACTCTGTCCCGAAGGTCCCCAACAACCAGGCGTCCTCGATCGCCCTCGCCGTGGATCCGACACTGCTCAAGGCAGTGCAGAAGATGGCCGACGGGCCGTACAGCTACGCCGACCCGAGCGGCCCGCAGGAAAGACCCGCCAACCCCGACGCCGTGTCGTTTTTGGACACCTTGAAGCACTTCGCCCAGACACCGGGCAACGTCGTGTTCCCGCTTCCCTGGGGCGACGCTGACCTCACCGCGCTCATCCGCGCCGGTGGCCAGCACGACAGCGGCCAGCTCAATGACGCCCTCGGCGCCGTCGACACCGGCGAACAGACGCTGCGGGACGTGCTGGGCGTCTCCGACCCGCCGCCGGTGGCCTACCCGGGCGACGGCCTGGCCGACGCCGCGACGCTGGCGTTCCTCGCCCACCCGAACGTCGGCATGACCACCGCGATCCTGGACGACCGGCTGCTGCCCGCCACTTCGAAGGCGCTGTCCGAGACCCCGAGCGCACTCACCGTGCAAACCACGCCCAATGGCCCGATCCGGGTGCTCGCGGCGGACTCGAAGCTGGCCGGCCTGATGACCCCGAAGATCAGCCAGGACGGCCTCAGCGAGCCCCAGGCGCTCGCCGACGTGCTCGCCGAGCTCGCGACCATCACCAACGAGCGGACCAGCACGACGACGACCGGCCGGCTCGCGGTGCTCGCGCTGCCCCGGCTGTGGAGCCCGCCGACGGACGACTGGGGCCTGCAGGTGCTGTCGCGCCTCGCCCTCCCGGCCAGCCTGACCGCCACCTACCAGCCGTTCTTCCAGCCGGTTACGTTGCCAGTGGCTCCCAAGGGGGACGCCGGCTCGACCGGGTCCACAGGCGCCACGGCCGCGTTCGGCCCCGCCGGGATCGGGCGCGGCTTCACCTACCCCGACTGGGCGCAGGCCGCCGAGATCCCGACGTCCTACGTCGACGCCGTCGAGCACCTGCGCGCCGAGGTCAGGCAGCTCGACCCGGCGCTGTGCTCCGTCATCACGAGCGCCGGCAAGACGTCCAACCCGTCGGACCCGGCGCGGTGCGCCCTCACCGATGCCGGGATCGCCGGCTCGAAGTTCGCGAACGGGCGGACCGGCGTCATCGCCCCGATGCTGAACACGCTGCTGACCGCGCTGTCGGTCGACTGGCGCCCCGACCGCTCCGGCGCCGTAAGGCTCAGCCAGGAGGTGGACGGCCGGATCAACCTCCTGCAGCGCACGGTCAAGGTCGTCGCCTCCCCGAAGGTCACCCTGACCAGCCGCAACGGCACGGTTCCGGTGAACGTGCAGAACACCAGCGGCCAGGGCGGCGACGAGCCCTACCCGATGACCGTGATCCTCTCGCTGTCCTCGAACGACAAGACCCGGCTGCGCTCGGCGGCCCGGATGGCGCTGACCGTCGAGCCGGGCGCGATCAGGCAGGTGGAGATCTCGGTCAGCTCCGACGCCGCCGGCACGTTCCCGGTGTTCGTTCAGGTGCTCACTCCGGACGGGCAGCGGCTGTCGGCGCAGCCGGTGCGCATCCTGGTTCGCTCGACCGCGTACGGCTCGATCGCGACCGCGATCACCTACGTCACGATCGGGCTGTTCGTCGTCGCGGTCGTCCTGCGCCAGGTCAGGCGGTCGCGCCGCAAGCGTCACGGGGGCGGGGCGGACGACGGCCCGGGTGGACCAGTAGCCGACGTCACCCCGACCGACCCGAACGCGTCAGCGGCAACGGATCGGGCCACGATGCCCATCCGCCGAATCCAGGCGAACGCCGCGGGAACACAACGGACCGAGGTCGAACGGGCCTACGCTGGCGGGGTGCCAGCCAACCCGAGCGAGCCGTGAGCCCGGCCGACGGCCCCGACGGTCCCCGGGGACCGCGGCGCCGCGGGGGCCCCACTCGCCGGGACGGCACCTACCGCGACGACCCCAACAACGTCGATCCGTACTCGGTCGATCCCTACGCGGCGGATCCGCGGTCCGTCGACCGCCGCCCCGTCGACCGCAACCCGGTCGACCGGCAGCCGGTCGACCCGTACTACGCCGACGAGTACGAGCCTGACCAGCGCGCCTCGAACCGTTACCGGCCCGACCGCCCGCAGGCGAACGGCTACGGCGACGACCGGCACCAGGACCGCGGGCGAGCCGGCGGACGACCGGCCGACGACGGCTACCCGGAGCCGGGCTACCGGGATCCTGGCCGCGTCGATCGCGGCTACCGGGACCGCGGGTACCAGGACCCGGCGAACACCGACCAGGGCCACCGCGACCCGCGCCGGCCAGACGCCGGCTACCGGGACGAGCGGTACCAGCAGCCACCGCGCCACCAGCCCCCCCAGCAGGCCTGGGAGCGCGACGAGCGGCCCCGCGACGCCCGCGACGAGCCGTACCGAGAGAACCGCCGTCCCCGACCGGGCGCGGGCGGGGATTCGACCCGCCGCCTGCCCGCGACCCCGCGCACGCCACCTCCCGTGCCACAGCCGCCGCCGGCACCGCCGACCGGACGGCTCCCGGGCCCGCCCGGCAGCCCGCCACCCGTGCCAGGCGACCGCACACCGGGCGGGCGCGCGGAGGCCCGCCCGACGACGCCGGTCTCCCGGCTCCCACCGCGCGACGGGCGCAGGCTCGGCGCGCACCGCACCGAGGGCCGCCGGGCCACCCCGCCACCCGAGCCGCCGCGCCAGCAGCGTGCCCGCACGGACGGGGCGGGCCGGCCGATCCCGCCGGACCGCCTGGTCGCGCGGACGGACCGGGCGGTGGCCCGCGCGTCCGGCCGCGGCGGCGACGAGACGGTCGCCCAGCCGCGCCCACGCCGGTCCGGCGCACGCCAGCAGCCTCCCCAGCCGCGCCGGGACCCCAGCGCGCAGTCCAGGGCCGGCGCGACGGGCCAGCAGACTCGGATCCAGGGGTCCGCCGGGCCCACCGGCCGGACACCGCAGGGCAGGACAGCGGCGCAGCGCCCGTCCGGCAAGAGCGGCGGCAAGACCGGCAAGAGCCTGGGCCGGGCCAGCGGTGTGATGGCGCTCGGCACGATCGCCTCGCGGGCCACCGGGTTCCTGCGCACGGTCGCGATCGCGGTCACGATCGGCGCCGGCGCGGTCAGCAACGCCTACAACGTCGCCAACACGATCCCGAACATCGTCTACGACCTGCTGATCGGCGGCATCCTGACCAGCGTCGTCGTGCCGGTACTCGTCCGGGCGACCAAGGAGGATCCGGACGGCGGAGAGAAGTTCGCGTCGTCGCTGCTGACGCTGATGATCCTGCTCCTCGGCGCCGCCTGCGCCGTCGGCATGTTCCTCGCGCCCCAGATCGTCAACAGCTACCTGCACGCCACCGGGCCGGACGCCGCGGCCGAACGCGCGCTCGGCGCCACGTTCCTGCGCTGGTTCATGCCGCAGATCCTCTTCTACGGCGTGGGCGCGACGATCGGCGCGATCCTCAACGTCCGTGGCTCGTTCGCCGCGCCGATGTTCACGCCCGTGCTGAACAACCTCGTCGTGATCGTGTCCTGCGTGGCCTTCGCCTACGTCATCGCCGGGCCGCATCCTCCGCAGGTGCAGGGCCCGCACACGATCACCAACACCCAGGAGCTCGTGCTCGCCGCCGGCACGACCATCGGCGTCGTGCTGATGACCATCGCGCTGCTGCCCGCGCTGCGGAAGGTCGGTTTCCGCTACCGCCCGCGGCTGGACCT is a genomic window of Pseudofrankia inefficax containing:
- a CDS encoding NUDIX hydrolase, producing MPPTSSPRSRRRLRRVEETSAGGLVLDVRSDHANAALIARRDRRGRLLWSLPKGHVEGGETHEQTAVREVAEETGVTGEIVAPLGTIDFWFVTGRSRIHKTVHHYLLLRTAGELSDADVEVSAVAWVPLDQVGEMLAYADERRLLDDVPALLAASA
- the murJ gene encoding murein biosynthesis integral membrane protein MurJ, translated to MSPADGPDGPRGPRRRGGPTRRDGTYRDDPNNVDPYSVDPYAADPRSVDRRPVDRNPVDRQPVDPYYADEYEPDQRASNRYRPDRPQANGYGDDRHQDRGRAGGRPADDGYPEPGYRDPGRVDRGYRDRGYQDPANTDQGHRDPRRPDAGYRDERYQQPPRHQPPQQAWERDERPRDARDEPYRENRRPRPGAGGDSTRRLPATPRTPPPVPQPPPAPPTGRLPGPPGSPPPVPGDRTPGGRAEARPTTPVSRLPPRDGRRLGAHRTEGRRATPPPEPPRQQRARTDGAGRPIPPDRLVARTDRAVARASGRGGDETVAQPRPRRSGARQQPPQPRRDPSAQSRAGATGQQTRIQGSAGPTGRTPQGRTAAQRPSGKSGGKTGKSLGRASGVMALGTIASRATGFLRTVAIAVTIGAGAVSNAYNVANTIPNIVYDLLIGGILTSVVVPVLVRATKEDPDGGEKFASSLLTLMILLLGAACAVGMFLAPQIVNSYLHATGPDAAAERALGATFLRWFMPQILFYGVGATIGAILNVRGSFAAPMFTPVLNNLVVIVSCVAFAYVIAGPHPPQVQGPHTITNTQELVLAAGTTIGVVLMTIALLPALRKVGFRYRPRLDLTHPGLRGALRLAGWTFLWVIISQLGYLVITNLSTATNSFPVYTYAYQLFQLPYAIIGVSVITALLPRMSAHAADGDRALVLDDLSTATRLSLTAIVPAALFLLALGRPIAVGVFNHDAFGYESALSVGDTLSAFAVALVPFSVFQLHLRVFYAHQDSRTPSLVNIGVVATNVTAAVVISHVLPPQHRALALALAFTVGYLVGLCVTCVLLRRRLGGMDGDRIIATLARISVAAGLGAAAASAVAHGLRNVLGNGFVGSFSAVLAGAIVGLPLFVGTVTRMGIPEVRALTRMVSRRFPRG
- a CDS encoding DUF6049 family protein; amino-acid sequence: MSASAATVDGVHIDGFDGIASPDKPLVVSGHVDAALAAPGLSVQVSVIKAGGLGSLGTTKAREQLAKLRADPTLAGKAQYTRFGDPTPVNGTNFLINEPWSLQRPLTIYPLKISAVTSTGKVVGTAYTFLVWAPEQAGLKATSLSVVLPIADYPRIRSDGLLTDNQLAEELKGPKGRLYRVLNSVPKVPNNQASSIALAVDPTLLKAVQKMADGPYSYADPSGPQERPANPDAVSFLDTLKHFAQTPGNVVFPLPWGDADLTALIRAGGQHDSGQLNDALGAVDTGEQTLRDVLGVSDPPPVAYPGDGLADAATLAFLAHPNVGMTTAILDDRLLPATSKALSETPSALTVQTTPNGPIRVLAADSKLAGLMTPKISQDGLSEPQALADVLAELATITNERTSTTTTGRLAVLALPRLWSPPTDDWGLQVLSRLALPASLTATYQPFFQPVTLPVAPKGDAGSTGSTGATAAFGPAGIGRGFTYPDWAQAAEIPTSYVDAVEHLRAEVRQLDPALCSVITSAGKTSNPSDPARCALTDAGIAGSKFANGRTGVIAPMLNTLLTALSVDWRPDRSGAVRLSQEVDGRINLLQRTVKVVASPKVTLTSRNGTVPVNVQNTSGQGGDEPYPMTVILSLSSNDKTRLRSAARMALTVEPGAIRQVEISVSSDAAGTFPVFVQVLTPDGQRLSAQPVRILVRSTAYGSIATAITYVTIGLFVVAVVLRQVRRSRRKRHGGGADDGPGGPVADVTPTDPNASAATDRATMPIRRIQANAAGTQRTEVERAYAGGVPANPSEP
- a CDS encoding CCA tRNA nucleotidyltransferase — encoded protein: MSVISLDNPRDAAEAVVADMLKVPALADELGRIFAAHGHTLHLVGGSVRDALLGDLAQARPASSARPAATTPAKPAATTPAKPAGEPPDLDFTTDARPERVLEMTRGWAEATWEAGIAFGTVGLARAGTRLEVTTYRAESYDRGSRNPTVSYGDSLEADLLRRDFTVNAMAVSVPDHEFVDLFGGMADLARGVLRTPGPPEVSLDDDPLRILRAIRFEAKLGLTPTPELVEAMRARVDRLRIVAPERVRDELRKLIVSADPDRGLQRLVDVGAAAVVLPELPALRMEIDEHHQHKDVYTHTLTVLRQAIELEDDGPDEVLRWAALLHDIGKPRTRRHAAGGGVSFHHHEVVGRDMTRKRLAALRFPKDVGDSITLLVFLHLRFHGYGTGEWTDAAVRRYVHDAGPQLERLHKLVRSDCTTRNKRKAAMLARHYDSLEERIAALAAQEEISAIRPELSGDDIMEVLGLRPSRLVGEARQHMLDFRFDMGLVGRDAAVAELLRWARARGLEIPGETSEP